DNA from Agathobaculum sp. NTUH-O15-33:
GTCTTGACGGTGGACGAGCTGTCGACCGTGTACCCGGCGGAGGACGCGGGGCCCGGTCCGCCCGAGCCGCAAAAAGAATACATTGTATCCGGCTACTATGCCGACCCGTGGACGGAGCTGGTGAAAGAGATCGAGTGCTTGTCCGGCGTTCGCCCCGGCAGCCTGTCGCTCGCGGCGGCGACCGAGGTGCTTTATGATATGGAAGATTCCTATGGCTCGGTCGCGGACGTGCCCATTCACTGGGATTTGTCGGCGTTGCCCGATCCGCTGACCAAGGGCGCTTATACGGTCTATGGCGATTTTGACGGCGACGTATTGGCGGCGAACCATATCGTCAATGCGCGAAACATCCGGGCGGAGGTAGCGGTCCGCGTGCTGGAGCCTGTTCCGTATGAGGAGCTAAAGGTCAGCGTAAAACCGCTGGGCAACGGCGTTTACATGGTTGCTTACGATCATTTGCCCGACCTGACCGGCGCGACGGCGATCTGTGCGGAGTTCCGTACCGAAGGCGGCGCGTGGTTCCGGGGCAAGGTGGCGACCACGGGGCCTGCCGCGGAGCCCCCCGCATACAGCGAAAACCTGCTGGAAGGATATCTGTTTGATGTGGGACAGCCGCCCTTCACGGTCCGGCTGGAGATTGACAAAGCCTTTGATACCCGTCTGGTCATCGAGGGCACGGCCTATGCCGGGGCCACCAATATCGTAAAGGTGGGCAGCGGGGAAGAATCCGATGGGACCGATAATGGCGGCGACCATGGCGGCGGCGGGCAGGGCGCGCACGACCGCTACGGCAAAACAGAGACCGAAAAAACGCCTGCTCCAGCGCCCGAACCGGTACCGGAACCCGCGCCGAAGACTGATTCGGCTGGCGAGCCGCCTGCCGCCGGCGAAAAGGAATCGCCTTTGCCCGCGGCGGCGCTCCAACCCGAAGAACCGGCAAAACCGTCCGTGCAAACGATTCCCATACCGGAGGCAGTCTCTTCGATGGGGCGGGCGATTTTCGCCGCCGCCGCGCCCGCTCCGATGCCTGCCGACGAGTCCGCGCCGGAGAACCGCGCGGAGCACGAGGCGCACATGGAGCCAACAGGAGCGGCGCTCACGCCGCAGGTCGCGGCCGCGCCCGCATCGGAAGCGGAGGAAGCGCCGCCCGCCCGTGTGCCCGGCTTCGCCACGGCCACGCTTGCCACCAGCGCGGTGATCCTAGGCGGCGCGGCATGGTTCCGCCGCCGCAAAAAGTAAAACAAACGATTCCAAGGGCGCGTTGCAAAACAAAAGAAATTCCGTATGTCATTCTGAACGAAGTGAAGAATCTCGCGCGAACGCGCGGAATGAACGTGGAAGCCGCGCGTTCGCGCGAGATTCTGCGTCGCTTCGCTCCTCAGAATGACAAGAATTTGGAACATTCTTTTATTTTGCAACGCGCCCTTCAGCGTGTCAAAGACCCCCTCGCGCCGCAGCCGGAATTCTCGATCGAAATGGAGCTTTGTTTCGATCGACAGGCTGTCAAAAATAGTTTTTTGACAGCCTAAAGCGCCTCTCTCCTTTGGGAGAGGGGCGCTTTTTTGTCCGCCGCGCGGTGTTCGTACCGTATATGATACGTTGGTGCAAAACGGCCGCTTTCCTGCGCATGACTTGCTATAATGGTGACACCCAAACGATCAAATCTCCTGAAAAAGCCGTCGAATGTCCCCCGAAAACGCGGGCGATTTTGATCCGTGATAGGATAAGATGGGGAAAGGAGGGGTGGAAATGCTGCGCATTGCGATCTGCGACGATCAACCGTCGGAGCGGGAGCTGCTATCCCGCTTTTTGCGCGCTTATTTTGCCGCCCACCCCTACGAATATATCTTAACGGAATACGCTCGGGGCGAAACTTTGGTGGATGATTATGAGGACGGGCTGGTCAGCTTTGACCTGATCTTTCTGGATATCTATATGGACGGCATGCTGGGCATGGAGGCCGCACGCGGCGTGCGCCGCTTCGCGCCGCGCGTGCCCATCGTTTTTTTGACCACCACGCCCGATTATGCGCTGGAAAGCTATGATGTGTGCGCTTACAGCTACCTGATCAAGCCGCTGAATGGGGATAAAGCGGCGGCGCTTCTGGCCCGCTTTCTGCGAGAGGAGTTCGACGGACGCCAAAAGACCCTGCTGCTGCGGGAGGGCGGCAAGGGCCGCCGCATTGCTTACCGGGAGATCGAGTACATAGAAAGCCGGCGCAACGTGCTGTTGGTCCATCTGGATAACGGCGAGGAGCACCGGGTCTACGCCAAACTCAGCGATGTGGAGCGGGAGCTGGAAGGTCACGGCTTTCTCCGCTGCCACCAGAGCTATATCGTCAATATGGACCGGGTGCGCACCGTGGAGGACGATTTTCTGATGCTCTCCGGGGCCCGCATCCCCATTCGTCAGCGCGGGGCCAAAACCATACGCGCGGACTACTTTGAATACCTGCTGGCGCAAGCCGAGCTGACGCGCATTTGAATGAAAGGGGGCCCCTTACTATGTTGGGCGTTGCCGCTGCTTCCATAGTGGGGCTTGCCATGATCTGTTTTTCCATTGGCATGGCGCATATTTTCTACCGCTCCAAGCGGGGCCGGTGGCAAACGGTCTGCGCTTGGACGGCCTGCACGCTGCTCATCATTGTGTTGGGCGAGCTGCTGCGTCCGGTCATAGGCAACTGTTCCGGGCAGTTTACCGGGTTTTTGGCGGTGTTCGTCTATCTTTACCTGTTTGATGTGCCGGTAAGGCAGAGCTTTTTTACCTATTTCTTTGTGGACACCTCGATGTATCTCACCGCGGTGACGGCGCGCTACACCGTGCTGCTGGTTTACGGCTTTTTTCCGGTGTTCAACCCGCGCGCGGCCTTTGTGGCGCTGTATTTTGTGCTCACCGCCGCCTATGTGTATCTGTTTTTTCGCTTTTTGCGCGATCCGATGGTCGAACGGCTGCGCCAGTTCGGCCCGCATTTGAACAGCCTTACCATTTTTGCGCTGGTCGGTTATGTGCTGATGCTGCTTTGGTTCGACGCATGGCGGGTGCGCGACACGCTGCCGCCGGGCGACTATCTGCGGCTGATTCTGTATGTGGTATTGCTGGCCTGCGGTTATTATTTATCCTTTTTTACCATGATGACGATCAAGGAAAACGCGCTGGCCCATGCGCAGGTGCAGGAGCTGACCACCCAAATGCGCCAATCCGAGCAGTATTATACAACGTTGACCCGGCACATACAGGAGGTCCGCCAGATGCAGCACGATATCCGCCATCATATGCGCGTGCTGGACGGCTATGCGCGAAACGGCGATTATGCCTTGCTGCGCGACTATCTGGCCGCGCTGATCGAGCAAACGCCGGATACGAAAAATGTGCTGTATTGCGCCAATTACACGGCCAATATCCTGCTTGGGTTTTACGGCGGGCAAGCCCGGCGCGAGGGAATCGACTTTCGCTGCGACGCGCAGATCCCGGTGGATCTCTCGTGCTCCCCGGTCGATCTTTGCACGGTGCTCGGCAATGCGCTGCAAAACGCGCTGGACGCCTGCGCGCGGCAGCGGCCGGGGCAGGCGCGCTATATCGCGCTGTTCGCCCGGTATGCGGGACGGAATCTGACGCTGGAGATCAAAAACAGCTACGACGGCGTGGTAAAGGAAGCGGATGGGCGGCTGCTCAGCCGGAAGGGGGAGCCGGGCCATGGCTTGGGCCTTGCGGGAATCGGCCGCGTCGCGCACCAATATCACGGCTATTGCAGCGTGTCCAGAAGCGAAGGGGAATTCATCCTTAAGGTGGTTCTTGCCCTGAAAAACTAAGCATTTCGCACCTACGCACGGGATCGTCCCGTGCGCGGGCGCGTTGTCATTTGTCCCCGGAAAGCCGTCGATCGTCCTCTTGCGGGCGGGAACGGCGGACGGGGTGGTATGGTAGAAGTGAAAATAAAGGATGAAATAGGGGCCATAGCCTTACCAATACAAAAAAGGAGGGACGCGCGTCTATGGACGAGAAAACAGCCCACGGCGGGGTGATCGGCGTGACGGACGAGGGCTACCCCATCGTGACCGAGGATTACGGCTGCCCGCACTGGGTCGGATCGGGTGGTCCGCTGGCCAATGTGCGCGAGTGCTGGTACTGCAAATACGCGGATTTCCGCAAATCCACAGAGCTCCATATGCGCAGCAGTATCTGCCGCTGCATGGAAAACCGGGTGGACATCAAATTTGGTTTTACCAAAAATGAAACGTAACAGGAGGAACCGAACGATGACCGTTTTTGTCTTACTAGCAACGGGGAAATAAAAAGGGTCTGTCTCGACTTCCCGTGCCGGCTGTGCTAAAATAGTGGCATGATGGACGGCGAAAGAAGGGAGACCGCGCGCATGTTTTTTACGCCTATCGACTATGAACGCTGGGAGCGCAAGGAATACCTGAAATACTTTCAAGAAACAGCGATCTATATCACGGCCGATGTGGATATCACGGCGCTATATGGACAAATCAAGCGGCGCGGCCTGCGGTTGTACCCCGCGCTGGTCTACTGCGCGGCAAGGGTGATCAATCAGGATCAGGCGTTCCGCTATGCCCGTGACGCGCAAGGGAACATTGGTCTATGGGATGTGGTGTACCCGTACTATACCGTGCCGCGGCTGGACGACAACGCGCTGTTCTCCATGAAATGTACCGCGTACACCGCCGATTTTGCGGCGTTTTATGAGGCGTTCACAGGGGACTACGCACAGGCGGAAACCAGCGGCAGGCTGCTTTGCGACCCCAAGCTGCCGGAGAATATCTGCGGTATCTCAATTACGCCGGAACTGAGCTTTACGGCCTTTAGCTTTGGCGGCAGCCCCAAAGAGGATTTTACGCCCTTCACGCTGTTCGGCAGGTTTCGGCGTGAAGGGGAACGCATTCTGCTGCCGGTCGCCGGGGAGTTTTCGCATGCCGTCAACGACGGCCTGCACATCAGCCGCTTTTTTCAGCAGCTGGAAGAGACGGGAAAGCTGCTTTTCAACGATGTATAGTGATATACGGCTTAAAAAAGAGGGGAAGGAAGCGATTGCTGCTTCCTTCCCCTCTTTTTTAGGTTGTAAAATTTATTGCGATATTGTCCATCGGCATAAGCTCGCGAGAAATGACAGTCACTTGATTAGGCGCTCCCGCAACAGGGTCGGCATATTCCATACTATACTTTTTGCCATCGATCAGAATACCGACGCGTTCCGTTTTGAGAAGCATGTTTCCCGGTTCCCTTTGCTGGGAATCTGGTTGCCACGAGCTTTTCATATAATAGTCTTTTCGGTCCGCATGCAGAAACGTTATATTTGTGTTGCTTATTCCGGCGCTCTCTATCAGCACATTGCCCAGAATAGCGCCAGACACAGCGGCGCGGCTTCCGTATAAGGATAAGCGAAGTTCTTTAGATATAGAGATGTCCATGGCGCTGATGTCGGCTAAAGTGCCCTTTAGGTTTAGCGTATCACTATGGAATCCATCAAGGTTTATTGTATCAGTACCGTTCAGCGTAGCGTGTCCGGCACTAATGTTTTTCAGATCGATCGTGCCAATGCCCACATCAGCAATAAGGTCGCGTACTACAAACTTGTGAGGAACCGTGATCACGATTTTATACGCTTGCTCATTCGTCTCATCCAATGAAAGGTGCTTGTTTTTAAGATCATCATGATAAAGCAGTGCTCCGTTTTCATAGGAAAAGGAAGCGTGGCCGATAAGCTCGGCACCTATTTGGATTTGCGGTGTTTCTCCGTATACAACGTTTAAATGTCCAACTGTGGCGAGGACTTCAATAGAAGTAATATCGTGCGCATCAGTTAAAATGGTTGTGGCAGATTGCATACTTTGAAGACGAGTGTCTGCGGGGGCTTTAAAATCGGCTGCATACGCCCCAATAAAAGAAAAACTGCACAGCACTAGCAGCGACAACATATAAGTTACGGCCGCTGTTGCTTTTGATGGTTTGTCAAAGTGCATAATTGCATCCAACCTTTCTTTTAACAACGCAGTGCTTTCGCTTAGCGTTACAGAGGCGATAGAATTTTTATAACCGCCCCCTGAATTTACCGCGTTTAGCAGAGTATCGCCATAGGCCCGCCGTTCTTGTAGGTCCAGCGGTCGTATCATTGCTTCATCACAGGATAGCTCACAAGCCTTATTGATTTCCCGACCCATGAGATAAACGATGGGATTAAACCAATGCAGGCAGATCGTAATCTGTATCAACCATTTATAAAACATATCATGCCGTTTGTAATGCGTCAGTTCATGCAAGATGGTATAGGTAAAATCCGAATCCGTCAGTTCGGTAGTCGGCAGTATGATGCGGGGGCGAAAAAAGCCTATCAGCAGCGGGGATGAAATAAGGCTGTTGGTGTAAAGCCCCACGGCACCCTTAATACCGGTTTGTTCAGCGAGTTTCCCTACACGCTCCCAAAGCGGGATATCCGAAACTTCCGTTTGCCCGGCCTTAAGGTATTTTACAAAGCTTTGATAGACGGTTATTTTTCGAATCAATAAACCGATTGCGGTAATCAACCAGATCAGCAAACAAATGCCTCCAATATTTTGCACCGCCTTATCAAACATGCCATGCAGCGGATGGCTTTCAGACGCTGTATGCTCGCCGTTATTGAAAAACGCAGTCTCAGATAATTGGGGAATGTCCGGATCCGGCTGGGAACTTGCGCTTATCTCGACCGACGCACGGTCAAACCCTTGAAACAGCGCGCCTGTAAGACTTGTGTTAGGCGTAAAGGGGAGCAGTAAGCGAGCAACGATGACCAACCAAATATAATACTGCCATCTTTTGCTCAACCTGTCTTTTACGAAAAACTTACAAAGGAATAAAATGAGGATCAGCAGAGTTCCAGAAAGCGATAGCGACAAAATCGTTTTTAGTATTTCGTTCATTCGGCTTTGCCGCCGCCTTTCCAATGTATCTTCAAGTCCTCATACTCACTGGCGGAAATCAAGTCTTTTTGTATAAGCGTGGATATTAGTTCTTTTGCGTCACCTTCGTATATTTTTTTAAGGAAGTTTTCCGTTTGCGCTGCCTGATACGCCGCTTCGGACACAAGGGCGGTATATTTATTGCGGCGGCCGATCTTATTTGTTTGTAAAAATTTCTTATCGATCAATCGTAAAAGCAGAGAAATGATTGTATTCTTTGTGGCAGACATATCTTTCTTCTCTAATTCCTCGACGATTTCTGCATAAAGGGCTGTGCCGCCGTTTGCCCAAATGGTTTTCATTAACTCCAATTCAAAGTCTGATACTTGTTGGACCATGTGGTTCCCCTCTCATAAGATTGCAAGGTGCAATCTATATTCAAGATAGCACCTTGCAATCAAAGTGTCAATAGTGTATCCCACAAAAAAGCGCCGCATACTCGTTCACACGACTATGCGGCGCTTTTCCATTCAGTTAGATCGAAATGAAACCGGTCACGCGAAGCAATTCGCCCGCGAGGATGCAGACGATCATGATCGGGGCGATCCAGCGGATCATGACCTCGAACAGGCGCTTGCGGTGG
Protein-coding regions in this window:
- a CDS encoding LytR/AlgR family response regulator transcription factor, which encodes MLRIAICDDQPSERELLSRFLRAYFAAHPYEYILTEYARGETLVDDYEDGLVSFDLIFLDIYMDGMLGMEAARGVRRFAPRVPIVFLTTTPDYALESYDVCAYSYLIKPLNGDKAAALLARFLREEFDGRQKTLLLREGGKGRRIAYREIEYIESRRNVLLVHLDNGEEHRVYAKLSDVERELEGHGFLRCHQSYIVNMDRVRTVEDDFLMLSGARIPIRQRGAKTIRADYFEYLLAQAELTRI
- a CDS encoding CatA-like O-acetyltransferase codes for the protein MFFTPIDYERWERKEYLKYFQETAIYITADVDITALYGQIKRRGLRLYPALVYCAARVINQDQAFRYARDAQGNIGLWDVVYPYYTVPRLDDNALFSMKCTAYTADFAAFYEAFTGDYAQAETSGRLLCDPKLPENICGISITPELSFTAFSFGGSPKEDFTPFTLFGRFRREGERILLPVAGEFSHAVNDGLHISRFFQQLEETGKLLFNDV
- a CDS encoding M56 family metallopeptidase, which gives rise to MNEILKTILSLSLSGTLLILILFLCKFFVKDRLSKRWQYYIWLVIVARLLLPFTPNTSLTGALFQGFDRASVEISASSQPDPDIPQLSETAFFNNGEHTASESHPLHGMFDKAVQNIGGICLLIWLITAIGLLIRKITVYQSFVKYLKAGQTEVSDIPLWERVGKLAEQTGIKGAVGLYTNSLISSPLLIGFFRPRIILPTTELTDSDFTYTILHELTHYKRHDMFYKWLIQITICLHWFNPIVYLMGREINKACELSCDEAMIRPLDLQERRAYGDTLLNAVNSGGGYKNSIASVTLSESTALLKERLDAIMHFDKPSKATAAVTYMLSLLVLCSFSFIGAYAADFKAPADTRLQSMQSATTILTDAHDITSIEVLATVGHLNVVYGETPQIQIGAELIGHASFSYENGALLYHDDLKNKHLSLDETNEQAYKIVITVPHKFVVRDLIADVGIGTIDLKNISAGHATLNGTDTINLDGFHSDTLNLKGTLADISAMDISISKELRLSLYGSRAAVSGAILGNVLIESAGISNTNITFLHADRKDYYMKSSWQPDSQQREPGNMLLKTERVGILIDGKKYSMEYADPVAGAPNQVTVISRELMPMDNIAINFTT
- a CDS encoding BlaI/MecI/CopY family transcriptional regulator, which produces MVQQVSDFELELMKTIWANGGTALYAEIVEELEKKDMSATKNTIISLLLRLIDKKFLQTNKIGRRNKYTALVSEAAYQAAQTENFLKKIYEGDAKELISTLIQKDLISASEYEDLKIHWKGGGKAE
- a CDS encoding sensor histidine kinase, with amino-acid sequence MLGVAAASIVGLAMICFSIGMAHIFYRSKRGRWQTVCAWTACTLLIIVLGELLRPVIGNCSGQFTGFLAVFVYLYLFDVPVRQSFFTYFFVDTSMYLTAVTARYTVLLVYGFFPVFNPRAAFVALYFVLTAAYVYLFFRFLRDPMVERLRQFGPHLNSLTIFALVGYVLMLLWFDAWRVRDTLPPGDYLRLILYVVLLACGYYLSFFTMMTIKENALAHAQVQELTTQMRQSEQYYTTLTRHIQEVRQMQHDIRHHMRVLDGYARNGDYALLRDYLAALIEQTPDTKNVLYCANYTANILLGFYGGQARREGIDFRCDAQIPVDLSCSPVDLCTVLGNALQNALDACARQRPGQARYIALFARYAGRNLTLEIKNSYDGVVKEADGRLLSRKGEPGHGLGLAGIGRVAHQYHGYCSVSRSEGEFILKVVLALKN